The region CCAGAGTGGTGGTTATTCCAAATGGGGTAGACATTAAGAAATATTCCCCTGGCAGTTCCAACTTTAAAGCCGAAATTGGCGCAGAGCGAGTCTTTTTATATCAAGGACGAATTTCCCCTGAGAAGAATGTGGAGTCTTTGTTGAAAGCCTGGAAACAATCTAGGATGGGAGAAAAGTCCAAATTAGTGATCGTTGGTAATCATGGCGCATTAGCCAATTCACTGATGCCATTCTACGGTTCAGAACACGGGATTGAGTGGTTAGGCTTTATTGCCGATGAGCAGCGGCGAATTGAGATTTTGCGGGGAACTGATGTGTTTGTATTGCCTTCTCTCGTTGAAGGACTATCGTTGTCACTATTGGAGGCGATGGCGTGTGGAGTTGCCTGTGTTGCAACAGATGTAGGAGCAGATGGCGAAGTTCTGGAGCAAGAAGCAGGGGTTGTCTTGCTGAGAAATCAACCCGTTACAACACAACTGAAAACATTGCTCCCACTCTTGCGCGACCACACTCAGTGGACACAAACCCTGGGAACAAATGCCCGACGACGAGTAGAAGAGCGGTACACCCTGAGCAGCAACATTACCAAAGTAGTTGAACTTTATGATGAGTTATTGACAGAGTTAAAGCCAACGAAACAGATAGGTCACTACTTTCACTCTATGCGCGATCGCTTCAATAACAGCATCTTGCGATCAGAACGGCTTTAAAGCACTTCATTGAATATTTTCACACGACTTGGCAAGTTACCCAGAAAGGAAAAAGATAAGCAGAAAATGTAGGAGACGTTAGCCGTAGCCGTATCATGCTGCCCTTTGTCGCTGTGCCATCGACGATTGCTCAAGAGTTTGGGAAATATCGAGACCTGTTCTGCCGAGGCGCAGGCTTTGAGCAGGTGAGTCGCTATGTGACCGGATTGCTGTTGAGTGAGAACAAAACCTTGCAAGGGATTGCCGGACAATGGGTAGCAGGTGGGGAGGTCGGCGGACGAAGAGCGATGCACGCAGCGGTGTTTGAGGCGGGCTGGAGGAGTTCAGAGTTAATGTCCCATCATCGTGCTGTGATAGCCAAAGAGCATCAGGGGCGAGGGCGAGAAGTCATCAGTCTGGATTGGACGCTCAGCCATCACGATTGGGGCAAGCAGATCTTTGGGGTGAAGCGATCCTATGATTATGTGGAACATCGGATGAGTTGCTTTCAAACGGTGGTGACGGCGACGATTGCGAACCGCCACCTAATTGATGGGATTGACGTGGTGGTGCAGTTTCCAGATTTTTCAGTGGCAGAACGGGAGTATCTGAAAGTGACGGCAAAATCCCACTATGACGATTTAGACCAAGTGCGAGAACGACTGATTGAGATGTTGCATTATCACAAGAATCGATTGGAGTATCGCAAACGCACCGAGATTGCCGTCGAGATTGTGCGCCAAGTGGAAGCGGAAGGACAATTTCCCACCGCCGATTATGCGTTTGACAATGGGGTGTTGACTGTTGAGTTAACCACCATGATTGAGTCCGCAGGAAAACACTGGGTGAGTGAAGTTGAAAGTTCTCGCAACATCTTGTGGAATGACCAATGGCAACGGGTAGATGCGATTGGTTTAGAACTCAGAATCCATCACCCAGAGAGCTTTCGCCCGATTCAAGTCACTTGCCGCAACGGCGAAACGAAACCGATTTGGGCATTTACCAAAGTCGTGCGCCTCAAGAAGTTTGGACGCAAGCGATTGGTCATCGTCCACGAGCAAGCAGATTTACAAGACCCACCTCGCTTCCTGCTCACCGATGCGTTGCATTGGGAAAGTGGGCGAGTCATGCAGACTTGGAGTTATCGATGGTCCTGCGAGGTCTTTCATGAGGTGAGCAAACAGCACACCGGGCTAGAGTCGGCTCAGGTGCGGAACGAGGAAGCGGTCAACCGTCACTTCCGTCTTAGTTGCGTGGCGCAGTCGATTCTGCAACGGACTGCCTGTTCTGGCGCACAATCTGAACGATTTGAGTTTGCTCAAGGCAAGCAAACGGTGGGACAGAAGCTCTATACCCTCACTCGTCAAGCCTTTGATGATTTGCTGCAATTCATTGTGACGCGATGTTCTCACGGACATACAAATGGACAGATTTTACAAGCTCTCCTCCCCAGTTGATTGGCGATCGTTTTTTCTACTTCGGTAACTTGCCAAGTTGTGTATTTTCACTTCGTTGCATATTTTTTTGAGTTGAACCGTTCTATTTATTAGAACGGTATAGGTTGATGCTGGAAATAGTCAAAATCTGAAGGTCAAACAGCCCCAAAAAGGACACCTCTCTAGCCCATCCACGATCGCCAATCGTAAAAACTTAATGAAGTGGAGGCTTGATTCTACGGGCTTTCAACAGACTGTGTAACTAGTGTCACACACAGGAGCATAGTGGTATCACTCATTGAAAGCGATGGGCGTCTCACTTTAGCTCACTAAAACTCACAATCGTACTGAGTTTCTATCACACTGTCAAGCAATAATTTGAATCATGATTAATCCTATAAGCCCCCTTAAAGGATTAATCATGAAACCTGAAAATCACTCCATCAATTTACCTAGTGTTGCCCTGATTGCATCCAATACCAACTGTTCTAATGACTCAACCAGCCGTTCCATTGTTCCTGCCAAGACAACCCAACAACGCAATGTCAGACTAGCACGGGAAATTGCTAAGCACATGCCCCGTCTGTTGCCCATCATCGCTTTGATGTCTGCAACTTCAGCACTGGCTATCCCGGTTGAATCGAACTCTGTCTATGGCAAAGGCATGGTTCTACAAACTTCAAATTCTACAGTCCTGCCAGCGGGTGTTCAATTCACAGGAGTAGAGCACTCCATTGAGAGCGATCGCTTTTTGCAGATTGAAAGTGTAGATCGCTCCAAGCTTACCATCACGACCTGGGAAACTACCCTGCCCGTTACTTTGCCCAGCGGAAAAGCAGCAACAGCCACCTTCTACGGTTCACCCGACAAGCCGCTAGAAACACCAGGAACAGCGGTTCAACGAGGTTTCACCTTGCCAGAAGAGCGAATTACCTTTTCCACCGATCCCGAATTCTTGCGAAATTCAGGACTAAATGGCATCCAACACAACAACGCTTTTACAGGGGAAGGACACGGTCCAACTATCAACCCAACTGAGTTCGGCAACGCCCATATTAAAGGCGGAATGACGACCAGCGCCAACTGGATGGTAGTTCGCGACCAGGATGGTAAGGTGCTGTTTGAAGGCACTCCTGCCACCTATGGTGCACAACTGTACTGGGATGGCAATGTTGCTCAAATCTCAGATGCAGAAGGATTAAACATTGGCGAAGGCAACTATCAAACTAACCGGGAAATCACTACTGAAACCACAACCGAGACAACCCAAGAGCAGCGATCAAGGCAAGCGATCGTTGAAACCCAACATACCGTACAAGGGCAAAAAACCTGGAGCACCGTCGAGGCTCAACAGCGCACCGAGCTTTCCACCATAACTAAGCCCTTCCAAACCGAAGAAACAAGTCGATTTAGACAAACCTTCGGTTCTGACCTCCGCTCCATTTTTCCACTCCACAACGTCGCCATTTTGCATCACGACAAAAATACCCCCAGCAACTTTTACTTAAAAACTGGTTTCCAACTCTCTGGCGATGTCAGCAATGAAAGCAACCCCACCCTCTCAGGTCAACTGCGGATTCCACTCGATACCAGACGTGGAACCTCCAGCTTGAATATTCTGGTGGGCGGAGCACCCCAAAATGATCAACCAGGGCAACCTGATTTTTATGCCTTGCTCTTCGCCCAGCTCAATACGCCGTTAGTTCGAGTAGTAGACGGTCAGTATAAACCCAGTCGATTTGTGGCAGGCGTTCGATTTGGTGGTGGAGTTTTCCATGTTCCAATCGCAGAACAAGTGATTACCCGAACAATTTCAAAATCAGGTCTGGACATTCTGTCTGAACGACAAACTTTCAACGACTTCACCACCACCACTTGGGGGCAAGATTTCACCACCAACTTCACGCAACAGGTTGCTAACAACTATGTAGATACCTACCAGGTCAACACAACCATTCGCACACCAGTAACACGAGACATCACCAATCTAGTGGTCACCAGAACGGATGGTTCTACGTTTACGGCTCCCGGTTATCAAACTGTCTCCGAACAGCGCGGCGACACAGTTAGAACCAGTGCAGCATCACTGCTTGGCTCAACGCTGGTAGCATCTACTACAACTATGCAGCCTGGTAGTACCCAATTTTCAGAGGCTCAGGTGCTTTCTCAGCAAACAGCATCGCAACTGGTTGGAGCAGAAACAACCAGCCAGCGGGTGGTGCAGGATGTCAGCGTCAAGCAAACAGTCTCTGAAAAGGATGCATGGGGGCATGTGATGTTTATTAACCCCTACTTTGGGAATTTTGATCTTGCTTCAATTAAAAAGCCAGGCAGTTTGTTATACGAGATTGGCGGCAATTTTGTCAGAAATTCCCTGTTAGGGAATGTCAGCTACAAAGACTCGAATCTTTACCTGACGACCGGAGTACCGCTGTGGAATCCTACCCTATCAGACACAAAAACTGCTGGAACGGGTCTATTGACCATGCGGGCGTATGCAGTCTATTTGCCGATGACAAATGATGTGAGAGTGGGAGCAGGTTTGCAATTGAGCGGCTTTTAATCCCAAGTTTCCTGTTTCAAACACCCTGTTTCAAACAGAAAGGTAATACAACTTGAGAGAGCTTGAAAAAACAATAATCAAGCTCTCTTGTTGAACTTGATTGGGTAACTATCCTTTCGGTTAGCGGGAACGAATTGGACCGTTGTAATCTATTTTGGTTGCCCAGCCGTTCACTGCAACGGTTACCACACTTTCGATAGTGGGTTTGACAGCGGGAGCACCTCCATAAAAGGTGAAGGTCACTGTGCCGTCATTATTTTCAACGAAACGGGTTTGCTCAACGGGACCGTGCATCAAGGCTTCAGCTCGATATACGCGCAAACCGCCATTCCGTTTTTCTGCGGCTTGCCGTGCATAGTTTTTAGCTCGGTTTAATACAGTGATGGGGTTGCGATAAACTACAGTATGAGTCTGGGTGCGAATTTCTGTACGCTCAAGGCTGGTCTGGTTGATATTTTGCGCGATCGCAGAAAGAGGAGTTAGGGCAATCATCCCTAAAGCCATACTGGCTAACCAAGGTGTATTCATACAGGCTGCTTTTCACTAGGGTTGCGTGCACGCTCTTCAGTGTGCCCTTTTAAAATCCTGAGATAACAGCTTTGAATTTGACGAGAGCGCTAAAAACTTTGATAACTTCCTGCAAAAATAACAGAGGGGCGAGTATTACCCACCCCATCAAGCATCTTAAGTTTCTCAATAATTGGTGCTTGAGCAAATTACAGCCCAAGCTCATTACCACGACGATATTGGAGGTACGCCGCGACAAATAGCCCTGCGAGGGTCACCGGAATCAGACCCAGAACAATACCAAGAAGAATGGGTTCGATCAAGTTCAGTCTCCTTTCAATTAACCAGAATTGGATGATAACGACAATGGCTTATTTTTTTAGTATACGGTGAAGCCGCACCACAAAGTGTTGAGCAACCACACACGATCCATTAAATATGATCCAATCCATCAAATATGATTGATGAGAAAATCTAGCCTATTCAACGAACTAGTGTTGAAAATTATGTATTTTTAAAGCTAAAGCCTGAGTTTATAGGATCAAATAGTTACATAATTTCGCTTTTTTGCAAAGTTATCTAAACAAGCTCTAAACTACAAGCAGGCTGATATTAATGCCTTTAGCTTTTTAGTGATCGTCCATTCATTAACTAAGCGCCTTTGGAAAACCAGGTTCTAGATAAGGAGAATTCAGTTCAGCGGATTGTCGTGATTGTAATGGCAGTCTTTGTTGTTCTGTTGATGTTAACGATTGGTATCCTTGTGTCTCAGCGTATGGAGCCGTACGCTCGTGATGTCCTTGCTTTGAAAGGAAATCCCGTTCAGGGGCGAGCTATCTTTCAAATGAATTGTGCCGGATGTCATGGGTTTCAAGCTGACGGGCGAGTTGGTCCTAGTTTGTTAAATGTTTCTTCCCGTAAATCCAAAGTCAGTATTATTCATCAAGTTACCAGCGGGCAAACTCCTCCTATGCCTCAGTTTCAACCGTCTCCCCAAGAAATGGCTGATCTTCTGAGTTATTTGGAAACCCTTTAGACACTTCATTCAATTCCAGCAGGGTAGACTGGGCTAGTATAGCTGTATTGCGGTTTCTGTATGAATTGTGTTGATTGGTTAGTAGTGGGTGGAGGAATTACTGGATCTGCACTTGCCTATGAACTGGCAAAGCAGGGGTTGTCCGTTTTGCTGGTGGAACGCCACGCTAACCTTCAGGGAGGAACCCGATTTGGCTATGGGGGAGTGGCGTATTGGGCAGGAACCACTCAGTTAACTCGCCAACTCTGCGCTGAAGGAGTTGAGCGTCTAAGAGCGTTATCAGAAGAACTAGACACAGACATTGAGTTTCGTGAGCTGGATTTGGTTCTGACAATTGCTCCTGAGGCTGATGTGCAAGCGATCGCTCGCTCTTACACTCACTTTGCTATTCCGCCCCAGTTGGTGGATGTACACACAGCTTGCGAACTTGAACCATTGCTCAATCCAGTTGAAATCGCTGGGGCATTGACTGTCAAACATGGGCACGTGCATTTAGGCAAACTGGCCACAGCGTACCGCAAAGCTTTTATGCGCCTGGGAGGAATGGTGCACCTTGGAGAAGTAAGCTCCCTCTTGCGCGATCAAAATCAGTCCCAGAGGATTATTGGCATTACCTGCGGAGCAGAATCCTTTTATGCCAGTCATGTAGCAATTTGTGCCGGAGCTATGGGGCGGGCATTGTTGAAAACATCTGGCATTTCAGTTCCGCTTTACTTTACTCATGCTGAACTAATTGAAACTCCTCCGGTACAACTCAAGTTGCGATCGCTGGTGATGCCCGCTGAAACCAAACGGTTCGAATTGGAGGCGAAAGCGAGCAAAGCCGAGACTGATCACCTGTGGGATGAACCTGGGCACGAGCCAGTGCCGCCGATTCTAGATGCAGGTGCCATTCAGTTTTTGGATGGGAGCCTACGAATTGGGCAGATGAGTCGTACTCTGACTGATCCAAATGCACAGATTGATGCAGCCGCAAGTGAACAGGCAATGCGCAACAAAATCGAGAGACTCATCCCTACCCTCAAAAACGTCCCAGGAATGTGGCATCGGTGCCTGGTATCTTTCAGTCGCGATCGCCTGCCCTTGATTGGGGCAATTCCAAATCTAGAAGGAGTTCACCTGTTCTCAGGTTTCAGCAATCCCTTAGCCATCACCCCATCTCTTGCCCAACGCTTTGCCAAAGCTGCCGTTGATCAGCCCGATGAATTACTTAAACAAATGTCTCCAGGTCGCTTTACTTAATTTTACCTAGTTTTACTTAATATCATCTGGTTCTCCAATACCTCGGACAGTTTTTGTCAAAGTGCCGGAAAATCGTATTCTACGGCTAGCATAGACCCTCACCTTAAATTCCTGTCCTAAAAGGCTATTCAATTAGCCAGATCTAGCTCGAACCGCCCTCATCCCTTGTGTTCCCTTCTCCCAGAACGGGTTGGGGGATGAGGGCAAGCTATCTCAAAAGTGTCCGAACTATTGGTTCTCATAAGTCCTCATAAATTTCAGTCACCCAACCAACAAAAACTCCCCAGCGTGAAACTGGGGAGAATGATAAGAGAGCGATGTGAGGAGAAAGGGGATACGACTCTTCGGCTTAGGAAGTTTAGAAACTAAAAAGTTTAGAAACTAAACTGAGTCCGGAAGTTGAACACATAAATGTTCGGGTTGCTATCAAAGTTGTTGGCATTGAAGATCGCGTAGAATGCAGGCACTACAGCGATATTGTCGTTGATGGGGAAATAGTAGGATGCTTCCAACTCATACATTGTGCCGCCATCCCCTGCACCCGCGGCAAAGAAACGCCGCCCACGTGTAATATCCATTGGCATCAAGAACGTTACAACTGCCAATGCACCTTTCTTAAACAAATCGGGGAAACCCAGACCTGCCTGGAAAGATTGCACATTAACTTTGCGATCAATTGGCTCTAGGTTTATGTCACCGTATCCGTACCGCCCAAAGATACCAAAACCTTTGGTAATTGCCCAATCAAAATTCACTCCCAAGAAGTGAGCACTAGCAAACTGCAAGCCACCATCACTGGGGAAGTTATTACCAGGTGTGAAAACTGAAAACCCTGGACCTGCATCTAATTGACCGTAGGGAATTGGTTCACCCACTGCTCCACCAACCTGACCACCCACTGCTTGCAACCTGGAGTAGTTATACATTAGCCGCAGGTTAAAGGCATTACTGGGAGAGAACGTCAGTTCAGCCGTTGCGGTATACGTTCCACCAAAAAGCCCAAATCTAGGATCGCTGGACGTGTTGAAACCGGGGACAGCACTGGGGAGAAACTCAGTGTTTTCACCTAGGTAGGCAGCCGCAAATCGCAGTTTAGGACTGATATTCCACTCGATTACTGCACCTGAGCCGCGATCGATCGCGTTAGACTGGGTGCTCCCGATCGAATCAAAACTGCTAGCCCCTGTCAGGAAGAAGGTATAGCGGTTAAAGTCAAAATGGCGATACCAGTTGACTCGTGGACCAACTGTAACCGTTACCTTATCACCTAAAGGAAAGCTGTAAAATAGGTCATGAATCACAACCGCAGGGCTACCGTTCTGAGGACTTGCCGATTGATCAGTAAAGGGAGCACCAAAGGAGTTGAAAAAGCCTGCTGAAGCAAACTCATTGATAGGTGAAATTCCATTCCCTGCTGAGAGTTGGGTAACAAGATTATCTCTACCCGTAAAGGAGGTATTGAAAGTCAACCAGGTGAGATAGCTAAAGGTGGATTGTGCGTCGTCAACGGTCAACACAATTGGACGACCTGTGAGAGCATCTCGTCCAGCATTTCGAACAAAATTTCCACCCCCAGGTGCTGCTGATGGAGTGCGTCCATCAAACGGAATTGCTTCAAAACGCACATTTTTGTCAAAGCTAGTTGCAGTTGTGCGGTTAAACCAGACCAATCCGCTTAACTTGGTCGTAGTAGAAAACTGTTGCTTCTCCAGGGTGGCCGTCCGAACGTCTAAGGCATCGATCCGTCCTCGAAGGGTGGCTAATTCGGCTGCGAATTCTTCTTGCAACCG is a window of Leptolyngbyaceae cyanobacterium JSC-12 DNA encoding:
- a CDS encoding glycosyltransferase (IMG reference gene:2510095572~PFAM: Glycosyl transferases group 1), coding for MHIAWLGKKSPFCGNVTYSREVTTALQELGHQVSFFHFAQDEPAPDHWPEVPEGHETVQEISIPYLLKYQIYTIPTLQSRKVLTQALQELRPDIVHASLTLSPLDFALPEICEDLNIPLVATFHPAFDREQRNLSARTQYLSYQLYAPWLAKYDRIIVFSRLQRRLLIRLGVPPARVVVIPNGVDIKKYSPGSSNFKAEIGAERVFLYQGRISPEKNVESLLKAWKQSRMGEKSKLVIVGNHGALANSLMPFYGSEHGIEWLGFIADEQRRIEILRGTDVFVLPSLVEGLSLSLLEAMACGVACVATDVGADGEVLEQEAGVVLLRNQPVTTQLKTLLPLLRDHTQWTQTLGTNARRRVEERYTLSSNITKVVELYDELLTELKPTKQIGHYFHSMRDRFNNSILRSERL
- a CDS encoding hypothetical protein (IMG reference gene:2510095573), which translates into the protein MLPFVAVPSTIAQEFGKYRDLFCRGAGFEQVSRYVTGLLLSENKTLQGIAGQWVAGGEVGGRRAMHAAVFEAGWRSSELMSHHRAVIAKEHQGRGREVISLDWTLSHHDWGKQIFGVKRSYDYVEHRMSCFQTVVTATIANRHLIDGIDVVVQFPDFSVAEREYLKVTAKSHYDDLDQVRERLIEMLHYHKNRLEYRKRTEIAVEIVRQVEAEGQFPTADYAFDNGVLTVELTTMIESAGKHWVSEVESSRNILWNDQWQRVDAIGLELRIHHPESFRPIQVTCRNGETKPIWAFTKVVRLKKFGRKRLVIVHEQADLQDPPRFLLTDALHWESGRVMQTWSYRWSCEVFHEVSKQHTGLESAQVRNEEAVNRHFRLSCVAQSILQRTACSGAQSERFEFAQGKQTVGQKLYTLTRQAFDDLLQFIVTRCSHGHTNGQILQALLPS
- a CDS encoding hypothetical protein (IMG reference gene:2510095574) is translated as MKPENHSINLPSVALIASNTNCSNDSTSRSIVPAKTTQQRNVRLAREIAKHMPRLLPIIALMSATSALAIPVESNSVYGKGMVLQTSNSTVLPAGVQFTGVEHSIESDRFLQIESVDRSKLTITTWETTLPVTLPSGKAATATFYGSPDKPLETPGTAVQRGFTLPEERITFSTDPEFLRNSGLNGIQHNNAFTGEGHGPTINPTEFGNAHIKGGMTTSANWMVVRDQDGKVLFEGTPATYGAQLYWDGNVAQISDAEGLNIGEGNYQTNREITTETTTETTQEQRSRQAIVETQHTVQGQKTWSTVEAQQRTELSTITKPFQTEETSRFRQTFGSDLRSIFPLHNVAILHHDKNTPSNFYLKTGFQLSGDVSNESNPTLSGQLRIPLDTRRGTSSLNILVGGAPQNDQPGQPDFYALLFAQLNTPLVRVVDGQYKPSRFVAGVRFGGGVFHVPIAEQVITRTISKSGLDILSERQTFNDFTTTTWGQDFTTNFTQQVANNYVDTYQVNTTIRTPVTRDITNLVVTRTDGSTFTAPGYQTVSEQRGDTVRTSAASLLGSTLVASTTTMQPGSTQFSEAQVLSQQTASQLVGAETTSQRVVQDVSVKQTVSEKDAWGHVMFINPYFGNFDLASIKKPGSLLYEIGGNFVRNSLLGNVSYKDSNLYLTTGVPLWNPTLSDTKTAGTGLLTMRAYAVYLPMTNDVRVGAGLQLSGF
- a CDS encoding hypothetical protein (IMG reference gene:2510095575), whose product is MNTPWLASMALGMIALTPLSAIAQNINQTSLERTEIRTQTHTVVYRNPITVLNRAKNYARQAAEKRNGGLRVYRAEALMHGPVEQTRFVENNDGTVTFTFYGGAPAVKPTIESVVTVAVNGWATKIDYNGPIRSR
- a CDS encoding Cytochrome B6-F complex subunit 5 (IMG reference gene:2510095576~PFAM: Cytochrome B6-F complex subunit 5~manually curated), translated to MIEPILLGIVLGLIPVTLAGLFVAAYLQYRRGNELGL
- a CDS encoding cytochrome c, mono- and diheme variants family (IMG reference gene:2510095577~PFAM: Cytochrome c), giving the protein MAVFVVLLMLTIGILVSQRMEPYARDVLALKGNPVQGRAIFQMNCAGCHGFQADGRVGPSLLNVSSRKSKVSIIHQVTSGQTPPMPQFQPSPQEMADLLSYLETL
- a CDS encoding glycine/D-amino acid oxidase, deaminating (IMG reference gene:2510095578~PFAM: FAD dependent oxidoreductase), encoding MNCVDWLVVGGGITGSALAYELAKQGLSVLLVERHANLQGGTRFGYGGVAYWAGTTQLTRQLCAEGVERLRALSEELDTDIEFRELDLVLTIAPEADVQAIARSYTHFAIPPQLVDVHTACELEPLLNPVEIAGALTVKHGHVHLGKLATAYRKAFMRLGGMVHLGEVSSLLRDQNQSQRIIGITCGAESFYASHVAICAGAMGRALLKTSGISVPLYFTHAELIETPPVQLKLRSLVMPAETKRFELEAKASKAETDHLWDEPGHEPVPPILDAGAIQFLDGSLRIGQMSRTLTDPNAQIDAAASEQAMRNKIERLIPTLKNVPGMWHRCLVSFSRDRLPLIGAIPNLEGVHLFSGFSNPLAITPSLAQRFAKAAVDQPDELLKQMSPGRFT
- a CDS encoding 'Carbohydrate-selective porin, OprB family',S-layer domain containing protein (IMG reference gene:2510095579~PFAM: Carbohydrate-selective porin, OprB family; S-layer homology domain) gives rise to the protein MAKMHSLYSFLQKAPVGLWVAAIGSGALLGLLTFDAAASTVSEGNLSFPSKTSVVVNDLPSLVARLPEDESAPSGMDKLAGVSELQTGSSQTAEAALDQVTSVSQFSDVSPTDWAFQALQSLVERYGCIVGYPDKTFRGNRSLSRYEFAAGVNACLDKIQELIAAATADFVRKEDLEVVKRLQEEFAAELATLRGRIDALDVRTATLEKQQFSTTTKLSGLVWFNRTTATSFDKNVRFEAIPFDGRTPSAAPGGGNFVRNAGRDALTGRPIVLTVDDAQSTFSYLTWLTFNTSFTGRDNLVTQLSAGNGISPINEFASAGFFNSFGAPFTDQSASPQNGSPAVVIHDLFYSFPLGDKVTVTVGPRVNWYRHFDFNRYTFFLTGASSFDSIGSTQSNAIDRGSGAVIEWNISPKLRFAAAYLGENTEFLPSAVPGFNTSSDPRFGLFGGTYTATAELTFSPSNAFNLRLMYNYSRLQAVGGQVGGAVGEPIPYGQLDAGPGFSVFTPGNNFPSDGGLQFASAHFLGVNFDWAITKGFGIFGRYGYGDINLEPIDRKVNVQSFQAGLGFPDLFKKGALAVVTFLMPMDITRGRRFFAAGAGDGGTMYELEASYYFPINDNIAVVPAFYAIFNANNFDSNPNIYVFNFRTQFSF